The following are encoded together in the Parabacteroides chongii genome:
- a CDS encoding cobyrinate a,c-diamide synthase: protein MKSHLLIGAASSGSGKTTFTLGLLRALKNRGEVVRPFKCGPDYIDTRHHKMAAGFPSVNLDSFMMSEQHIKELYRHYTSEADYAVTEGVMGLFDGYDGMKGSSAEIAGLLGIPVILIVNAKSTAYSVAPLLYGFKNFHKELNLVGAVFNFVASENHYSFLKQACLDAGVEALGYLPKQADVEIPSRHLGLSLDEAFCFDTFADRVADLVEKHVDIDRLLELTAYQSDASTSHLLTQSGENTPPSLRISIARDAAFNFAYEENIRLLHRLGKVTFFSPLKDTTLPASDFVYLPGGYPELYLSELSSNQPMLRSIRQYVEAGGRLLAECGGMMYLCNEIRSIEGTIYPMVGLFNQSATMEQMKLRLGYRTLHYKDYTMKGHEFHYSCVLPCEEHLASVATAQTAKGVSVDTPLYRYKNVLAGYTHLYWGDNTNNKWFIDYLNGLI, encoded by the coding sequence ATGAAATCGCACCTTTTAATAGGAGCCGCTTCTTCGGGAAGTGGGAAGACAACATTTACACTCGGACTACTTCGGGCATTGAAGAACCGGGGAGAGGTAGTCAGACCCTTTAAATGCGGACCGGATTATATCGATACACGCCACCATAAGATGGCCGCCGGCTTCCCTTCTGTAAATCTGGATAGTTTCATGATGTCGGAGCAACATATAAAGGAACTGTATCGGCATTATACTTCCGAAGCCGATTATGCAGTGACCGAAGGAGTGATGGGGCTTTTTGACGGATACGACGGAATGAAAGGCAGTAGTGCTGAAATAGCAGGTCTGTTGGGTATTCCGGTCATACTGATTGTCAATGCAAAGAGTACGGCTTACTCTGTCGCTCCATTATTATATGGATTCAAAAACTTCCATAAAGAACTTAATCTGGTTGGTGCGGTTTTCAATTTTGTCGCTTCGGAGAATCATTATTCTTTTCTGAAGCAAGCATGTCTCGATGCCGGGGTGGAAGCGTTAGGATATCTCCCTAAACAAGCGGATGTAGAGATTCCCAGCCGTCATTTAGGTCTATCATTAGATGAGGCATTTTGTTTCGATACGTTTGCCGATCGTGTAGCAGATTTGGTGGAAAAGCATGTCGATATAGACCGGCTTTTGGAGCTGACGGCTTATCAGTCTGATGCCTCGACCTCCCATCTTCTTACTCAATCAGGAGAAAATACACCGCCTTCCTTAAGAATATCGATTGCCAGGGATGCCGCTTTCAATTTTGCTTATGAAGAGAATATCCGGTTGTTGCATCGATTAGGTAAGGTTACCTTTTTCAGTCCTCTGAAAGATACGACATTGCCGGCGTCTGATTTTGTCTATTTACCCGGAGGATATCCTGAATTATATTTATCTGAGTTGTCTTCCAACCAGCCAATGCTCCGGTCAATCCGACAATATGTGGAAGCAGGAGGGAGGCTGTTGGCGGAATGTGGCGGAATGATGTATTTATGTAATGAGATAAGATCGATAGAAGGAACTATTTACCCGATGGTTGGCCTGTTCAATCAGTCGGCTACTATGGAACAGATGAAGCTTCGCCTGGGATATCGTACCTTACATTATAAAGACTATACAATGAAAGGACATGAATTTCATTATTCCTGTGTCTTGCCCTGCGAAGAACATCTTGCATCAGTTGCTACCGCGCAAACGGCAAAAGGAGTCTCTGTCGATACTCCACTTTACAGGTATAAGAACGTGCTGGCAGGTTATACACACCTGTATTGGGGTGACAATACGAATAATAAATGGTTTATAGACTATTTGAACGGACTTATTTAG
- a CDS encoding DNA alkylation repair protein gives MQTIIETVQQALIENIDEKTRDNAQNFFKENILYHGVKVPLVNKISKELFTSIKELPKNEIFSLCEALWESGYSEESYIACNWSYYIHTQYQPEDFTVFEKWVNSYVNNWASCDTLCNHTVGTFLEMYPDYISRLKEWARSDNRWTKRAAAVTLIIPARKGMFLQDIFEIADILLYDPDDLVQKGYGWMLKAASEAHQEEVFDYVMSKKATMPRTSLRYAIEKMPKELKVQAMAK, from the coding sequence ATGCAAACAATCATAGAAACAGTACAACAGGCACTCATTGAAAACATAGACGAAAAGACTCGTGACAATGCCCAGAACTTCTTCAAGGAAAATATCCTGTATCATGGTGTAAAGGTTCCTCTTGTCAACAAGATCAGTAAAGAACTTTTCACGTCGATCAAAGAACTTCCTAAGAACGAAATCTTTTCTTTATGTGAAGCACTGTGGGAATCCGGTTATTCGGAGGAATCATACATTGCATGTAACTGGTCTTACTATATTCATACACAATACCAACCGGAAGACTTTACCGTATTTGAGAAATGGGTAAACTCGTATGTCAACAATTGGGCATCCTGCGACACATTATGCAATCATACGGTCGGGACATTCCTTGAAATGTATCCGGACTATATATCCCGGTTGAAAGAATGGGCACGGTCGGATAACCGCTGGACCAAACGTGCGGCTGCCGTTACCCTGATTATTCCTGCCAGGAAAGGGATGTTCCTGCAAGATATTTTCGAGATCGCAGATATTCTTCTTTACGACCCGGACGATCTGGTACAAAAAGGATATGGCTGGATGCTGAAAGCTGCCAGCGAAGCTCATCAGGAAGAGGTATTCGATTATGTGATGTCGAAAAAAGCAACTATGCCCCGTACCTCATTAAGATATGCCATCGAGAAGATGCCCAAAGAACTGAAAGTACAGGCTATGGCTAAATAA
- a CDS encoding flotillin family protein, with product MTQEMLIMVAILVVVIILSFIGILSRYRKCKSDEVLVVYGKTSGEKSAKLYHGGAAFVWPIIQGYEFLSMKPLQIDCKLTGALSAQNIRVDVPTTITVAISTDPEVMQNAAERLLGLQPEDKQNLITDVVYGQMRLVIADMTIEELNSDRDKFLSKVRDNIDTELRKFGLYLMNINISDIRDAANYIVNLGKEAESKALNEAQANIEEQEKLGAIKIANQIRERETTVAETRKDQDIAIAETKKQQEISVANADKERIAQVAVANAEKESQVARAEADKNINIERANTDKESRVAELNSDMEIKKADAGRKAAVGRNEANKEVAKSDAELAVTQAEANKQAGEAAAKSEASVQAAREIAQREVEEAKAKKVESALKAQKIVPAEIARQEAILQAEAVAEKMIREAEAKAKATLAQAEAEARAIQMKLEAEAEGKKKSLLAEADGFKAMVEAAESNPAIAIQYKMVDQWKEIAGEQVKAFEHMQLGDITVFDGGQGTTGNFLNQLVKTVAPSLGVLDKLPIGDTVKGIIHPEEKEEKKDTTKK from the coding sequence ATGACACAGGAAATGTTAATTATGGTAGCCATTCTGGTAGTGGTTATCATCCTTTCTTTTATCGGAATATTATCCCGGTATCGTAAATGTAAGAGTGATGAAGTGCTGGTAGTGTATGGTAAGACATCCGGTGAGAAATCCGCTAAACTTTATCATGGTGGGGCCGCTTTCGTTTGGCCTATCATTCAGGGGTATGAGTTCCTTTCCATGAAACCTCTTCAGATAGACTGCAAACTGACCGGAGCCTTGTCTGCCCAAAATATCCGTGTGGATGTTCCGACAACCATTACGGTGGCGATCAGTACCGACCCCGAAGTGATGCAGAATGCAGCCGAACGTCTGTTGGGGTTGCAACCGGAAGATAAACAGAACCTTATTACCGATGTCGTGTACGGTCAGATGCGTCTGGTTATCGCCGACATGACAATCGAGGAACTGAACTCCGACCGTGATAAATTCCTGTCTAAGGTACGCGACAATATCGATACGGAGCTGCGCAAATTCGGTCTTTACCTGATGAACATCAACATCAGTGATATCCGTGATGCCGCCAACTATATCGTCAACCTCGGTAAAGAAGCGGAAAGCAAGGCTTTGAACGAAGCCCAGGCAAATATCGAAGAACAGGAAAAGCTGGGTGCCATCAAGATTGCCAACCAGATTCGTGAACGTGAAACTACTGTTGCCGAGACGCGCAAAGATCAGGATATTGCGATTGCTGAAACCAAGAAACAACAGGAAATTTCTGTGGCTAATGCCGATAAGGAGCGTATCGCACAGGTTGCCGTAGCCAATGCAGAAAAGGAATCGCAGGTTGCCCGTGCCGAAGCCGATAAGAATATCAATATCGAAAGAGCGAACACTGATAAGGAAAGCCGCGTGGCTGAATTGAATTCCGATATGGAAATCAAGAAAGCCGATGCCGGAAGAAAAGCTGCCGTAGGACGAAACGAAGCAAACAAGGAAGTGGCGAAGTCGGATGCCGAACTTGCCGTAACTCAGGCGGAAGCCAATAAACAGGCCGGTGAAGCAGCAGCCAAATCGGAAGCCTCTGTACAGGCTGCCCGCGAAATTGCACAACGTGAAGTGGAAGAAGCGAAAGCCAAAAAGGTAGAATCTGCCCTGAAAGCACAAAAGATCGTACCGGCCGAGATTGCCCGTCAGGAAGCGATCCTGCAAGCTGAAGCTGTTGCCGAAAAGATGATTCGTGAAGCTGAAGCGAAAGCAAAGGCAACATTGGCACAGGCCGAAGCCGAAGCAAGAGCTATCCAGATGAAACTGGAAGCCGAAGCTGAAGGTAAAAAGAAATCCTTGCTTGCTGAAGCCGATGGTTTCAAGGCGATGGTTGAGGCTGCCGAATCGAATCCGGCTATCGCTATTCAGTATAAGATGGTGGATCAGTGGAAAGAAATAGCTGGTGAGCAGGTGAAAGCATTCGAACATATGCAGCTGGGTGATATTACTGTCTTTGACGGTGGTCAGGGTACAACCGGTAATTTCCTGAATCAGTTAGTTAAAACAGTGGCTCCGAGTCTGGGCGTATTGGATAAATTGCCTATCGGTGATACTGTAAAAGGAATCATCCATCCGGAAGAAAAAGAAGAAAAGAAAGATACAACGAAGAAGTAA
- a CDS encoding cob(I)yrinic acid a,c-diamide adenosyltransferase → MRIYTRGGDKGRTGIHGGERVDKDDIRIEANGTLDEVNAQIGIVRALLPPEHEWQDVLGKIQRELMVVMSRVATPSVIRDKNPNSLSEDLVSFCEQQIDTLTAQMEDNGFFILPGGTLISAHLQLARTIVRRAERRLWTLNRQDPVEENILQFTNRLSDLLFTMARYEMFKQDHAEERWNSFLYKRKKKE, encoded by the coding sequence ATGAGAATTTATACCAGAGGAGGAGATAAAGGTCGTACCGGTATCCACGGCGGCGAACGGGTAGACAAAGACGATATCCGTATCGAAGCGAACGGTACATTGGATGAAGTGAATGCACAAATCGGTATCGTGCGGGCTTTATTGCCTCCTGAACATGAATGGCAGGATGTCTTGGGTAAGATACAGCGGGAACTGATGGTAGTTATGTCGCGTGTAGCGACCCCGTCGGTTATCCGTGATAAGAATCCGAACAGTCTTTCGGAAGACCTGGTGTCTTTCTGCGAACAGCAGATCGATACCCTGACCGCGCAGATGGAAGATAACGGATTTTTCATCCTTCCGGGAGGAACATTGATCTCCGCCCATCTGCAACTGGCCCGTACGATTGTCCGTCGTGCCGAACGTCGTTTGTGGACGTTGAACAGGCAAGATCCCGTCGAAGAGAATATCCTTCAATTTACCAATCGCTTGTCCGATCTACTCTTTACGATGGCACGGTATGAGATGTTCAAACAAGATCATGCGGAGGAGCGTTGGAATTCTTTCTTGTATAAGAGAAAAAAGAAAGAATAA
- a CDS encoding RNA polymerase sigma-70 factor encodes MDKLASYMIESIRSGDIKSFEIVFKTYYNRLCIYANGYIHDAEQVKLIVNDVFINLWEKRTDLRIEISLDGYLYKSVRNHCINYLQREKKKTEMISSDLDIILSDENASYHPVSDDYPMDLLLVGELDEKIKKVVDTLPPQCREIFILSRIENYSNEEIAKKLNLSVGTVKSQIFRSLTKLRKELSDYFPYLILIIHPFL; translated from the coding sequence ATGGATAAACTTGCTTCTTATATGATTGAATCAATTCGATCGGGGGATATTAAATCTTTCGAAATTGTATTCAAGACTTATTATAATCGTTTATGTATTTACGCTAATGGTTATATTCATGATGCGGAACAGGTAAAACTCATTGTGAATGATGTGTTTATCAATTTATGGGAGAAACGTACTGATTTAAGAATAGAGATATCCCTGGATGGATATTTATACAAAAGCGTTCGTAATCATTGCATCAATTATTTACAGAGGGAAAAGAAGAAGACAGAAATGATTTCTTCTGATTTGGATATTATACTCTCTGATGAAAATGCATCATATCATCCAGTTTCCGACGATTACCCTATGGATCTTCTTCTGGTGGGGGAGTTGGATGAAAAAATAAAAAAAGTAGTAGATACTCTTCCTCCCCAATGCCGTGAAATATTTATTCTTAGTAGAATTGAAAACTATTCGAATGAAGAAATTGCTAAAAAACTTAACTTATCGGTGGGCACTGTTAAGTCGCAAATATTTAGGTCTTTAACTAAATTGAGAAAGGAGCTGTCAGACTATTTTCCATATCTTATTTTAATAATTCATCCTTTTTTGTAA
- a CDS encoding FecR family protein: MEDKTNIPDHIKQLLIDYLSGTLSGKDRDHLERWMKEAPEHRNLVKEISEIWQVSSILKDKPDFDANEAWTNVLQAISVKKKTPVFFIIRLKPWLRIAAMLILAFSLGIISKGYWEKDTSDVTMLVEMSTPDKSKAYITLPDSTRIWLNSGSNVRYSKNYGVSERDIQLEGEAYFVVAKNRELPFIVHTSGITVQALGTMFNVRSYPEDNKVETALEEGSVLLTAHSVDGKEVTSVTLTPNQVASYLKGENHFTVENAPSAQYTTWKESRWTIRKEPLGNFFKMLESRYHVTITYPADKLQQHTFSGTIVDETLEEVLDMVKLTSPIDYSMDNGQVIIKMNLKQQEKFEKLIKQ; this comes from the coding sequence ATGGAAGATAAAACTAATATACCGGATCACATCAAACAGCTATTGATCGACTATCTGTCAGGAACTCTTTCTGGAAAGGACAGAGACCATTTAGAGCGTTGGATGAAGGAAGCTCCGGAGCATCGGAATCTGGTGAAAGAAATAAGTGAAATCTGGCAAGTATCCTCCATTTTGAAAGATAAACCGGATTTTGATGCCAATGAGGCCTGGACGAATGTGTTGCAAGCAATTTCTGTAAAGAAGAAAACTCCGGTATTTTTTATTATCCGCCTGAAACCCTGGCTGCGAATAGCAGCGATGCTAATTCTGGCATTTTCGTTAGGTATTATCAGTAAAGGTTATTGGGAAAAAGATACCTCCGATGTTACAATGCTGGTCGAAATGTCGACTCCCGATAAATCCAAAGCCTATATAACATTGCCTGACAGTACGCGTATATGGCTTAACTCCGGATCGAATGTCCGGTATTCAAAGAATTATGGTGTAAGCGAACGTGATATTCAACTGGAAGGGGAAGCTTATTTCGTTGTGGCAAAAAATAGGGAATTGCCTTTTATTGTTCATACTTCCGGAATCACAGTTCAGGCTTTAGGAACTATGTTTAATGTCAGGTCGTATCCCGAAGATAATAAAGTGGAAACAGCATTGGAGGAGGGATCCGTGTTGTTAACGGCTCACTCTGTCGATGGAAAAGAGGTCACTTCAGTCACATTGACTCCCAACCAGGTTGCTTCTTATCTGAAAGGGGAGAATCACTTTACGGTAGAGAATGCTCCTTCAGCTCAATATACTACCTGGAAAGAATCCCGATGGACTATAAGAAAAGAACCATTGGGGAATTTCTTTAAAATGCTGGAAAGCCGGTACCACGTAACTATTACTTATCCGGCAGATAAATTGCAACAACATACATTTAGCGGAACAATTGTAGATGAAACTCTTGAAGAAGTTTTGGATATGGTGAAACTAACATCTCCTATTGACTATTCTATGGATAATGGACAAGTGATTATAAAGATGAACCTGAAACAACAGGAGAAGTTTGAGAAATTAATTAAACAATAA
- a CDS encoding TonB-dependent receptor yields the protein MKLFLVFNLIFIMGVSASVYSQNTKFTVNYVDITVKEMFDKLESQSEFRFFYNDQFLDLERKVSLNVKDKKMEDILNFLFSSSPVTYKILDNNRIVIMPKASPVVHQQDSEISGMVTDSKGEPLIGVSIVIQGSNSGTVTDMDGHFNLKVPGQDAVLIVSYIGYSKQQVPVGSRRTFSIMLDEDTQKLDEVVVIGFGTQKKVNLTGAVGTVNAEALEARPVMTAAQALQGMVPGLQIVQNNGGLENRASINIRGTATIGDGSTGGPLILIDGMEGDINAINPQDIENISVLKDAAASSVYGSRAPFGVILVTTKTGKTGKPVINYNNSFRWNQPTMLPEMMDSYTFALYFNDACTNNGQQPQFSPDHLQRILDYQQGKITNSTIPRPTNPQYWADGYSDGNDNVDWYKALYRDWTFSQEHNFSVNGGSERINYYASLNYLDQNGLMVFNQDTYDRYSATAKMNIKLNDWVTLNYSNRFIREDFGRPSALTETFFSDVARQGWPTLVLYDPNGYLYSTPSPALGLRDGGRDRTQTDYLYQQGQLTIEPIKNWKTYVDFNYRIKSANRHWDSQQLFNHDVNGEPYLYQTASNVHEDQLKENYMNINAYTEYSHSLASGHNFKGMFGFQSEMMRKSAFGLQRDGIIIPSLPSVDLTTGTDSNGGMVTPAVNGEYQRWTTAGFFGRINYDFNGKYLAEVNLRYDGTSRYRQEQRWNLFPSFSLGWNIAREQFWETLADYVGTLKLRGSYGELGNQNTSSWYPTYQIMDVKANNGSWLINGAKPNTALAPGLISSLLTWERVKSWNIGLDIGAFNNRLTSSFDYYTRNTLDMVGPAPELPVSLGTAVPKANNTDLRTYGFDFEIAWTDRLKNGLGYGLKFILSDSQTKITRYPNTTGRLDTYRTGQMMGEIWGYTTLGIAKSQEEMDTYLASLPNGGQDALGNKWEAGDIMFADINGDGKIDNGANTLNSHGDLKKIGNSTPRYQFGIDLNADWKGFDFRAFFQGIMKRDYFQGSYFFWGATGNQWASTGFVQHEDYFRLSADHPLGQNLDSYYPRPNFGNGKNLQTQTRYLQHASYIRLKNLQIGYTLPNSLTERIHISKLRFYISGENLWTGTRMSKIFDPETIDGGWKNGDSYSGSVYPLSKTISLGLSVNL from the coding sequence ATGAAGTTATTTCTAGTGTTCAATTTGATATTTATTATGGGTGTTTCGGCCTCTGTATATTCGCAGAATACGAAATTTACTGTGAACTATGTGGATATCACAGTGAAAGAAATGTTTGATAAGTTAGAGAGTCAGAGTGAATTCCGTTTTTTTTATAATGATCAGTTTCTTGATTTAGAGAGAAAGGTCTCTCTAAATGTGAAAGACAAGAAGATGGAAGATATTCTCAATTTTTTGTTTTCAAGTTCCCCGGTAACTTATAAGATTCTGGATAATAACAGGATTGTTATTATGCCCAAGGCATCTCCTGTCGTACATCAGCAAGATTCGGAAATCTCAGGTATGGTAACTGACAGTAAAGGAGAACCTCTGATTGGAGTAAGTATTGTCATTCAAGGATCGAACAGCGGAACTGTAACCGATATGGATGGGCATTTTAATTTAAAGGTACCTGGTCAAGATGCCGTATTAATTGTTTCTTATATCGGTTACTCCAAGCAGCAGGTTCCAGTTGGTTCACGACGTACTTTTTCAATAATGCTGGATGAAGATACACAAAAGCTGGATGAAGTGGTAGTTATCGGGTTTGGTACTCAGAAAAAAGTGAACTTGACAGGTGCTGTTGGTACGGTAAATGCAGAAGCTTTGGAAGCACGGCCTGTAATGACTGCCGCCCAGGCATTGCAAGGAATGGTTCCCGGTTTACAGATCGTACAGAATAATGGAGGATTGGAGAACAGGGCCAGTATAAATATTCGTGGAACGGCTACTATTGGAGATGGTTCAACGGGAGGACCTCTTATCCTTATCGATGGGATGGAAGGGGATATTAATGCTATCAATCCTCAGGATATAGAGAATATATCCGTCTTGAAGGATGCTGCTGCTTCTTCAGTTTATGGTTCGCGTGCCCCGTTCGGTGTTATTTTGGTAACGACAAAAACGGGTAAAACCGGTAAACCTGTAATTAACTATAACAATAGTTTCCGTTGGAATCAACCGACAATGCTTCCAGAGATGATGGATTCGTATACATTTGCTCTTTATTTTAATGATGCATGTACCAACAATGGGCAACAACCGCAATTCTCTCCGGATCACCTTCAGCGTATTCTTGATTATCAGCAGGGTAAAATAACCAATTCTACTATTCCCCGTCCTACAAATCCTCAGTATTGGGCTGATGGATATTCTGATGGTAATGATAATGTGGATTGGTATAAAGCCTTATATAGAGACTGGACTTTTTCGCAGGAGCATAATTTTAGTGTAAATGGCGGTAGTGAACGTATTAATTATTATGCTTCGCTTAACTATTTGGATCAAAACGGCTTGATGGTATTTAATCAGGACACCTATGATCGGTATTCTGCAACTGCTAAAATGAATATTAAGTTAAATGACTGGGTTACTCTGAATTATAGTAATCGTTTTATACGTGAGGATTTCGGACGTCCTTCAGCTTTGACCGAGACCTTCTTTTCGGATGTAGCCCGTCAGGGATGGCCTACCCTGGTTTTATATGACCCCAACGGATATCTTTATTCTACTCCTTCACCGGCTTTAGGATTGCGTGATGGCGGACGGGATCGGACTCAGACCGATTATCTTTACCAACAAGGACAATTGACAATTGAACCGATAAAGAACTGGAAAACGTATGTTGATTTTAATTACCGAATTAAATCAGCTAATCGTCATTGGGATAGTCAGCAATTGTTTAATCATGATGTGAACGGTGAACCTTATTTGTATCAGACAGCATCGAATGTGCATGAGGATCAGCTGAAAGAAAACTACATGAATATAAATGCCTATACAGAGTATAGCCATTCCCTAGCATCGGGACATAATTTTAAAGGAATGTTCGGTTTTCAGTCTGAAATGATGAGGAAGTCGGCTTTCGGATTACAACGGGACGGCATCATTATCCCATCTTTACCGTCAGTAGACCTGACAACAGGAACTGATAGTAACGGAGGTATGGTGACACCTGCTGTGAATGGCGAATATCAACGTTGGACAACTGCAGGTTTCTTTGGTCGTATCAATTATGATTTTAATGGAAAATATCTGGCAGAAGTAAATTTAAGGTATGATGGAACTTCCCGTTACCGACAGGAACAGCGTTGGAATTTATTCCCTTCATTCTCGTTGGGATGGAATATCGCTCGTGAGCAGTTCTGGGAAACTTTGGCTGACTATGTGGGGACATTGAAGCTGAGAGGCTCTTATGGCGAATTGGGAAATCAAAATACGAGTTCGTGGTATCCTACTTATCAGATTATGGATGTAAAGGCAAATAATGGCAGTTGGCTGATTAACGGTGCTAAGCCTAATACTGCATTGGCTCCGGGACTTATCAGTTCTTTATTAACCTGGGAAAGAGTGAAGTCGTGGAATATAGGTTTGGATATCGGTGCATTCAACAACCGCCTGACATCTTCTTTTGATTATTACACTAGAAATACTTTGGATATGGTTGGTCCGGCTCCTGAGCTACCGGTCAGTTTAGGTACGGCTGTCCCGAAAGCGAATAATACAGACTTAAGAACCTATGGTTTTGATTTTGAAATCGCATGGACAGACCGTTTAAAAAATGGACTCGGATATGGACTGAAGTTCATATTATCTGATTCTCAGACAAAGATTACCCGTTATCCGAATACAACCGGAAGATTGGATACGTATCGTACCGGACAAATGATGGGAGAGATATGGGGATATACAACTCTCGGTATCGCAAAATCGCAGGAAGAAATGGACACTTACCTGGCTTCACTTCCAAACGGAGGACAAGATGCATTGGGTAATAAATGGGAGGCTGGCGATATAATGTTTGCCGATATTAATGGAGACGGCAAAATAGATAACGGAGCAAATACCCTGAATAGTCATGGTGATTTGAAAAAGATAGGAAACTCGACCCCTCGTTATCAATTTGGTATCGATCTGAATGCTGACTGGAAAGGTTTTGACTTCAGAGCATTTTTCCAGGGAATAATGAAACGTGATTATTTCCAGGGTAGTTATTTCTTCTGGGGGGCTACTGGTAATCAGTGGGCATCTACAGGGTTTGTTCAGCATGAAGATTATTTTCGTTTGAGCGCAGATCATCCATTAGGTCAAAATTTGGATTCGTATTATCCCAGACCTAATTTTGGTAATGGGAAGAATCTGCAAACTCAAACTCGCTATTTGCAACATGCCTCTTATATTCGTTTAAAGAATCTACAAATTGGCTATACATTGCCTAACTCGTTAACAGAGAGGATTCATATAAGTAAACTACGTTTTTATATATCGGGAGAGAATCTTTGGACCGGAACCCGGATGAGTAAAATATTTGACCCTGAAACAATTGATGGAGGTTGGAAGAATGGAGATAGTTACAGTGGTAGTGTGTATCCGTTATCTAAAACCATCTCTTTGGGTCTGAGTGTTAATTTGTAA